Proteins from one Entomospira culicis genomic window:
- a CDS encoding lipase family protein, which translates to MRGWICTLLLLFFGEPITLSAYTFVDILEGLHETRYDRISGYDGFDWMVRSYAEERLVVIYFDSTTEYLDFRADASAVLSRFFQRAESSDHRQEERQKQLEKIWKIKDPHKQEQALKAYQSRMINEMLTDSYFSLSPQNFVLNSQLRQAWQLFLTVLTEPNYQDYKILMVGHSFGALLAQATASRALMLNLVANLNREIYAVTFGALGANGAIKNYLPKSYLERYIYTFNREQDIVVKLAWGGSFGREFLWPEHQHDPSMDNMYAFLVERLLGNHHLIPIILDLEANKLPYANCFPWMDHCEP; encoded by the coding sequence ATGAGAGGATGGATCTGCACATTGTTGTTGCTCTTTTTTGGAGAGCCTATCACGCTTAGTGCCTACACGTTTGTGGATATTTTAGAGGGACTGCACGAGACGCGTTATGATCGTATCAGTGGTTATGACGGCTTTGATTGGATGGTACGATCGTATGCAGAAGAGCGTTTGGTGGTGATCTATTTTGATTCAACCACCGAGTATTTAGACTTTCGTGCCGATGCAAGTGCGGTACTTTCGCGCTTTTTTCAGCGTGCCGAGAGTAGCGATCATCGCCAAGAAGAGCGCCAAAAACAGCTAGAGAAGATCTGGAAAATCAAAGATCCTCATAAGCAAGAGCAAGCTCTCAAAGCTTATCAATCTCGAATGATCAACGAGATGCTCACCGATAGTTATTTCTCTTTGAGTCCGCAAAATTTTGTGCTCAATAGTCAGCTAAGGCAGGCGTGGCAACTCTTTCTTACCGTACTCACCGAGCCAAACTATCAAGACTATAAAATCTTAATGGTAGGGCACTCTTTTGGCGCATTACTGGCGCAAGCTACGGCCAGTCGTGCACTTATGCTCAACCTTGTGGCAAATCTTAATCGAGAAATTTATGCGGTTACCTTCGGTGCGCTCGGTGCTAATGGTGCGATTAAGAATTACTTGCCTAAATCCTATCTCGAAAGGTATATTTATACATTTAATCGAGAACAAGATATTGTCGTTAAGTTAGCTTGGGGTGGCAGTTTTGGACGCGAGTTTCTCTGGCCAGAGCATCAGCATGATCCGAGTATGGATAATATGTACGCTTTTTTAGTAGAGCGATTGTTAGGGAATCATCACTTAATTCCGATTATTTTGGATCTTGAGGCCAATAAGCTTCCCTATGCGAATTGTTTCCCGTGGATGGATCATTGTGAGCCTTAG
- a CDS encoding flagellar biosynthesis anti-sigma factor FlgM, with the protein MNINRINPLDPLFSVKKPEAMGRVERSERGQSIQVSSDAQLAHERLYALEAVRRAPDVRADEIVRVQAAIADPNYLNDKIEALADRLLDAWNW; encoded by the coding sequence ATGAATATCAATCGGATCAATCCGCTAGATCCTCTGTTTTCAGTCAAGAAACCTGAAGCCATGGGGCGTGTTGAGCGTAGTGAACGCGGACAATCGATTCAAGTCTCCTCAGATGCTCAATTAGCACACGAGAGACTCTACGCGCTGGAAGCAGTGCGTCGTGCACCAGATGTGCGAGCTGATGAAATTGTCCGAGTACAGGCAGCCATTGCTGACCCGAATTATCTTAACGATAAGATTGAGGCACTTGCCGACCGTCTTTTAGATGCTTGGAATTGGTAG
- the rsmI gene encoding 16S rRNA (cytidine(1402)-2'-O)-methyltransferase has product MSNPDAWGTLYIVATPIGNLEDLTFRALRILKEVSYIGCEDTRKTSKLLHHYDISQKRLLACHRHNERASAQGIIKLLEAGHDVAYCSDSGTPGISDPGARLVESVLLAGGQVHPIPGVSALATLFSVMGTNDETLLFAGFLPQRGQKRTKRLQELLTMQSAILLYESPYRAENLLKELAELAPDRHLIVGREMTKLYEEFWRGSAQSLAHERIGTPFIGEFALIITYNHKC; this is encoded by the coding sequence ATGTCAAATCCCGATGCGTGGGGTACGCTTTATATCGTCGCCACGCCCATTGGCAACCTAGAAGATCTCACGTTTCGCGCCTTAAGAATACTCAAAGAGGTCTCCTACATTGGGTGTGAGGATACGCGTAAAACATCTAAGTTATTACATCATTATGATATATCACAAAAACGTTTACTCGCCTGTCATCGCCATAACGAGCGCGCTTCGGCGCAGGGTATTATCAAGCTTTTAGAGGCCGGACATGACGTTGCCTACTGTAGTGACTCTGGCACCCCCGGTATCAGCGATCCGGGGGCGAGGCTGGTGGAGAGTGTCTTGCTCGCGGGTGGACAGGTGCATCCCATTCCGGGAGTCAGTGCCTTAGCTACACTCTTTTCGGTGATGGGCACCAATGATGAAACGCTTCTTTTTGCTGGATTTCTTCCTCAACGCGGGCAAAAACGCACCAAGCGTCTCCAAGAATTGCTCACCATGCAGAGTGCAATATTGCTCTATGAATCCCCTTATCGTGCGGAAAATTTACTTAAAGAACTTGCCGAACTTGCCCCCGATCGTCATCTCATTGTCGGCAGGGAGATGACCAAACTCTATGAGGAATTTTGGCGCGGATCTGCTCAGAGCCTTGCCCATGAGCGAATCGGTACACCTTTTATTGGCGAGTTTGCATTAATTATTACATATAATCATAAATGTTAA
- the rnc gene encoding ribonuclease III encodes MKHQHHTLLKHQQSLLQTCQEKFKISFFDKSLLLQALSHSSYANEQRSPLASNERLEFLGDAVLDLVMVEYLFHQFPEHSEGLLTRMKANLVCEAMLAKIAQHIDLGRCLLLNKGEERDGGRQKSALLADAMEALFGALYLDQGLNIARIFILQLYQPYFHDLAENLLTKDAKSKLNECRQKGGNTLPEYRVIREWGDDHAKQYEVGIFFDETLVATGTGQNKKEASQDAAHNAYQHVCKGMKHE; translated from the coding sequence TTGAAACATCAACATCATACTCTGCTGAAACATCAGCAGAGTCTTCTTCAAACCTGTCAAGAGAAATTCAAAATCTCTTTCTTCGATAAATCTCTTCTCCTCCAAGCACTCTCCCACAGCTCTTACGCTAACGAACAAAGGAGTCCGCTTGCAAGTAATGAGCGTCTTGAATTCCTTGGTGATGCTGTCCTCGATCTCGTTATGGTAGAGTATCTTTTTCATCAGTTTCCCGAACATAGCGAGGGGTTACTCACCCGCATGAAGGCAAACCTCGTCTGCGAGGCGATGCTTGCAAAAATTGCCCAACATATCGACTTAGGACGCTGTTTACTCCTCAACAAAGGCGAAGAGCGCGATGGTGGTCGCCAGAAAAGTGCCCTCCTTGCCGATGCGATGGAAGCTCTCTTTGGTGCGCTCTACCTCGATCAAGGCCTCAATATTGCGCGTATTTTCATCCTCCAGCTCTATCAACCTTACTTTCATGACCTTGCGGAGAACCTGCTCACCAAAGATGCCAAGTCTAAACTCAATGAATGTCGACAAAAAGGGGGGAACACCCTCCCAGAATATCGTGTCATCCGTGAATGGGGCGATGATCACGCCAAGCAGTATGAGGTCGGTATCTTTTTTGATGAAACATTGGTGGCAACAGGCACTGGACAGAACAAAAAAGAGGCCTCTCAAGATGCCGCGCACAATGCCTATCAACATGTCTGTAAAGGGATGAAGCATGAATAA
- the acpP gene encoding acyl carrier protein, whose protein sequence is MHTEEELFEQLKKIIVEKLKVEDPAKVTKEARFREDLNADSLDTYDLVYSIEEEMEITIPAEKATDFEKVGDALAFIVSQKN, encoded by the coding sequence ATGCATACAGAAGAGGAACTTTTTGAGCAACTCAAAAAAATCATTGTAGAAAAACTCAAAGTAGAAGATCCAGCCAAGGTTACCAAAGAGGCACGCTTTAGAGAGGATCTCAATGCAGATAGCTTAGATACATACGATCTAGTCTACTCAATCGAGGAAGAGATGGAGATTACCATTCCTGCCGAAAAAGCCACAGACTTTGAAAAAGTTGGCGATGCTCTTGCCTTTATCGTCTCGCAAAAGAACTAA
- the rpmF gene encoding 50S ribosomal protein L32, which produces MAVPKYKPSKARTKRRRTINMRLASPELSTCSNCGNSVSRHRVCQKCGFYRGRQIIDI; this is translated from the coding sequence ATGGCAGTTCCTAAGTACAAACCCAGCAAAGCGCGCACCAAACGTCGTCGCACCATCAACATGCGCCTAGCAAGCCCAGAACTAAGCACCTGTAGCAATTGTGGCAATAGCGTCAGCCGCCACCGTGTTTGCCAAAAGTGTGGCTTCTATCGCGGACGTCAAATTATCGACATTTAA
- a CDS encoding V-type ATPase subunit produces MFQVQRYAYINARLRSRLSYLLDKSLLVKMIQAGSLEESLAHLRGTYYDDFYQSYQQSGDLILAEQAFTQSQMRLLSHLSLGLSASVQDFMKSLLMMHETALLKTALRVWFYREILQKPLRSISLPSGQMLLAYDISYETLMASATLDEMREHLKETPYAQILHAHEATILSDRTLYALEVALDRYVFTDIQRVIHLLPAGERIMMQQLMGAYIDMENLQFGRGLVAYHVDKNVQMEAEFLSGGSRLQPKLWMDVIHDEDQLRKLLVEWYPALTAHEEEPISLLLMLAERELLYTSGKRALSYPPFSCAPIVAYFFLVEHDRRTILSIINAKVYAISSDQIMQMTRLE; encoded by the coding sequence ATGTTCCAAGTGCAACGCTACGCTTATATTAATGCTCGTTTACGCTCTCGTCTTTCGTATTTATTGGATAAATCTTTGCTTGTCAAGATGATTCAGGCGGGCTCTTTAGAGGAGAGTCTAGCCCATTTACGTGGCACCTATTACGATGACTTCTATCAATCTTATCAACAAAGTGGCGATTTAATTCTTGCCGAACAAGCCTTTACGCAGAGCCAGATGCGCTTACTCTCTCATTTGAGTTTGGGATTGAGTGCCTCGGTGCAAGATTTTATGAAGTCGCTCTTAATGATGCATGAGACTGCACTCCTTAAGACGGCGTTACGCGTCTGGTTTTATCGGGAGATCCTACAAAAACCGTTAAGAAGCATCTCTTTGCCTAGCGGGCAGATGCTCCTAGCATACGATATCTCCTATGAGACGCTGATGGCGAGCGCTACGCTCGACGAGATGCGTGAGCATCTTAAAGAGACGCCCTATGCCCAAATTCTTCATGCGCATGAGGCAACAATTCTTAGCGATCGCACGCTTTATGCGCTTGAGGTCGCGCTAGACCGCTATGTATTTACTGATATTCAGCGCGTCATTCACTTATTGCCTGCTGGCGAGCGTATCATGATGCAACAACTGATGGGTGCGTATATTGATATGGAAAATTTGCAATTTGGTCGAGGATTGGTTGCTTACCATGTCGATAAAAATGTGCAAATGGAGGCGGAATTTTTGTCAGGAGGCAGTCGGCTCCAGCCAAAGCTCTGGATGGATGTGATCCATGATGAGGATCAATTACGCAAGCTCTTAGTAGAGTGGTATCCGGCGCTAACGGCTCATGAGGAAGAGCCTATTTCCCTTCTGTTAATGCTTGCCGAGCGCGAACTTTTATACACGAGTGGCAAGCGCGCGTTAAGTTATCCGCCCTTCTCTTGTGCGCCGATTGTTGCCTATTTCTTTTTGGTAGAGCATGATAGACGAACGATTCTTTCGATTATCAATGCCAAGGTGTATGCAATTTCTTCCGATCAAATTATGCAGATGACACGATTAGAGTAA
- a CDS encoding V-type ATP synthase subunit I, giving the protein MLLTEKMEYLSAIVLSQDVDSVTKRLLAVGAVEFAIDAHYRDQEGVRQYSKSTTQNKIADLRRRCGTLLELGKIAYPDTRDLEVSRELPALDLSRVENLVGELNTKIASIREEQRRVQQRLHEMRILQKRLLSYTDNQVEHALLSYRGLIPLVYAPNLQKKLKSFSLVSLETNHVNELALELLFNKSDAPEIMKILERYRLSELAPSNLDEVSLRERFRTQLEASLQGLVQEQEQRSSLVENLLQSEQASLQSAWLALRAKELYEQIQGQFNSTNTTVIFSGWVPASEKMVVIEALKEATQGRAIIQLEAVPVDASKSEVQAEPPTKLKNNVVSRPYELLVNTYGVVKYGQVDPTFMVSIFFTLMFGLMFADAGQGLVIFFLGIYLWRRAYKAKSAGASLMNAGKIVTYCGLSAIFFGVMFGSYFGFQWLAPVWFDLHGIVMTGEPHHTTASSIQSIYGIFALSFKIGFVVIGTGFLFNAINQVRKKNYFALVFGANGLLGALFYASAMHMIWDALTQGLESYPYRDLVPLLLVGIAVSFILIPVKHTLEENKKEKRSLAFKQIVVWPLQWLFELYEMMIGYFSSTVSFIRIGAMGMVHVVLMSVFYSMAQQSPYLWLSIVIIVFANVLVIALEGLLAAVNSMRLQFYEFFSRYFESGGRIYQPISLHEETGKQS; this is encoded by the coding sequence ATGTTATTAACGGAAAAGATGGAGTATCTCTCGGCGATTGTGCTTAGTCAGGATGTGGATAGTGTTACTAAGCGCCTCTTAGCAGTTGGTGCGGTGGAATTTGCTATTGATGCGCACTATCGTGATCAGGAAGGGGTGCGCCAATATAGCAAGAGTACAACACAGAATAAGATCGCCGATTTACGCAGGCGCTGTGGCACGCTCCTAGAGTTAGGTAAGATAGCTTATCCTGATACGCGAGATCTGGAGGTCTCTCGAGAATTACCCGCGTTAGATCTCTCCCGAGTAGAGAATCTTGTGGGGGAGCTGAATACCAAGATTGCCTCTATTCGCGAAGAGCAACGTCGTGTACAACAACGTTTACATGAGATGCGCATTCTCCAGAAGCGTCTGCTTAGTTATACCGACAATCAAGTGGAGCATGCGCTCCTAAGTTATCGAGGTCTTATCCCTTTGGTCTACGCGCCAAATTTACAGAAAAAATTGAAGAGCTTTAGCCTTGTCAGCTTAGAGACCAATCATGTCAATGAGCTAGCGTTGGAGCTTCTTTTTAATAAAAGCGATGCCCCCGAAATTATGAAGATTTTGGAGCGCTATCGCTTGAGTGAGCTTGCACCTAGCAACTTAGACGAGGTTTCCTTGCGTGAGCGTTTTCGCACACAGCTAGAAGCAAGTCTTCAGGGGCTTGTGCAAGAGCAAGAGCAACGTAGTTCGCTGGTGGAGAATTTATTGCAGTCCGAGCAAGCGAGTTTACAGAGTGCTTGGTTGGCGTTACGCGCTAAGGAGCTTTATGAGCAGATTCAGGGGCAATTCAACAGTACAAACACGACAGTGATCTTTTCCGGGTGGGTGCCAGCTTCAGAAAAAATGGTGGTGATAGAGGCACTCAAAGAAGCGACACAAGGGCGTGCGATTATTCAATTAGAGGCGGTGCCTGTCGATGCTAGCAAGAGCGAGGTGCAAGCCGAGCCTCCTACTAAGTTGAAAAATAACGTAGTTAGTCGTCCGTATGAACTTTTGGTAAATACCTATGGTGTTGTTAAATATGGTCAAGTAGACCCAACCTTTATGGTCTCGATCTTCTTTACCTTAATGTTTGGCTTGATGTTTGCTGATGCAGGGCAGGGTCTGGTGATCTTCTTTTTGGGGATCTACCTCTGGCGAAGAGCATACAAAGCAAAAAGTGCTGGAGCATCGCTGATGAATGCGGGAAAGATTGTTACGTACTGCGGTTTGTCGGCGATATTTTTTGGCGTGATGTTTGGCAGTTACTTTGGCTTTCAATGGTTGGCACCGGTCTGGTTTGATCTGCATGGTATCGTGATGACGGGGGAACCGCATCATACGACTGCTAGTTCGATTCAATCGATTTATGGCATCTTTGCCTTGAGCTTTAAGATTGGGTTTGTGGTGATTGGTACAGGCTTTCTCTTTAACGCGATCAATCAAGTACGGAAGAAGAACTATTTTGCGCTGGTTTTTGGCGCTAATGGTCTCTTGGGTGCGCTCTTTTACGCCTCGGCAATGCACATGATTTGGGATGCCCTCACGCAGGGGCTGGAGAGCTATCCTTATCGTGATCTTGTCCCACTGTTGCTTGTCGGCATTGCGGTAAGCTTTATCCTGATTCCCGTGAAACATACGCTAGAAGAGAACAAGAAAGAGAAGCGATCCTTAGCTTTTAAACAGATAGTGGTCTGGCCGTTGCAGTGGCTCTTTGAGCTTTATGAGATGATGATTGGCTACTTCTCGAGCACGGTGAGTTTTATTCGTATTGGTGCGATGGGAATGGTGCATGTGGTCTTAATGAGTGTCTTTTACTCGATGGCCCAGCAGAGTCCGTATTTATGGCTCTCGATTGTCATCATCGTCTTTGCCAACGTCTTGGTTATCGCCTTGGAGGGCTTGTTGGCGGCAGTTAATAGCATGCGTTTGCAGTTTTACGAATTCTTTAGTAGATACTTTGAGAGCGGTGGTCGCATCTATCAACCTATCTCTCTGCATGAAGAGACGGGTAAGCAGAGCTAG
- a CDS encoding ATP synthase subunit C, which yields MDGAQKKFAWITGASFIALVLAMATVLMVFGGQKVHAQEATPTQQEVAAPKAANGMGLLGAGIAFGLAALGAGIAIASVGAAALGVISEKPKMLGQAFIFVALGEGVVIMGFAMAFVIMLNG from the coding sequence ATGGATGGAGCACAGAAGAAATTTGCGTGGATCACGGGAGCTAGTTTTATCGCGTTGGTTTTGGCGATGGCGACTGTATTGATGGTTTTTGGTGGACAGAAAGTGCATGCCCAAGAGGCAACGCCTACGCAGCAAGAGGTGGCGGCACCCAAGGCGGCTAATGGTATGGGCTTATTGGGGGCGGGCATTGCATTTGGACTTGCGGCCTTAGGTGCAGGCATTGCAATTGCTAGTGTTGGCGCGGCTGCTTTAGGCGTTATCAGCGAGAAGCCAAAGATGCTAGGTCAAGCCTTTATCTTTGTTGCCTTAGGCGAAGGTGTGGTTATCATGGGCTTTGCGATGGCTTTTGTGATCATGCTCAACGGCTAA
- a CDS encoding V-type ATP synthase subunit F, producing MGSDDVVLGFHLAGVEGAVVHDEASARETFQRVLAMKGLGIVLMEDTIADLIREEVDAYIFSHQFPLICEIPGTQGRDPNRQSLHDLAVQAMGIKI from the coding sequence ATGGGTAGTGATGATGTGGTATTAGGCTTTCACTTAGCCGGGGTGGAGGGTGCGGTGGTGCACGACGAAGCGAGTGCTAGGGAGACTTTCCAGCGCGTGCTTGCGATGAAGGGCTTGGGTATCGTGCTTATGGAGGATACGATCGCGGATTTGATTCGAGAGGAGGTCGATGCCTACATCTTCTCGCATCAGTTCCCGCTGATCTGCGAGATTCCAGGCACACAAGGGCGTGATCCCAACCGTCAATCTTTGCATGACCTTGCGGTACAGGCGATGGGCATCAAAATATAG
- a CDS encoding V-type ATP synthase subunit E family protein gives MDNESAKVQMIGAIDEQSQGRIATLEAQAKAEEVRLRREFDAKLATFKEQLEQEKRQESNQLERDVAQRLTNETKQMTLALHSRIMSEVMEECYQQLIHRTATPAYLERLEYWIFEGMQVVADAQLYVQLGKLDLSLWDEQMMHKLIRRANDELGMQVELALHPSGVHAGVGPIVSSQDGRRLCDNTFGARFARERARLSRLAASKLF, from the coding sequence ATGGACAATGAGAGTGCGAAAGTTCAGATGATCGGAGCGATTGACGAGCAGAGCCAAGGGCGCATTGCGACGCTGGAGGCTCAGGCCAAGGCAGAAGAGGTGAGATTGCGCCGTGAGTTTGATGCCAAGCTTGCTACCTTTAAAGAGCAGTTAGAGCAAGAGAAGCGTCAGGAGAGCAATCAGCTAGAGCGAGATGTAGCCCAGCGTCTGACTAACGAGACGAAGCAGATGACCTTAGCTTTGCATAGTCGTATCATGAGCGAGGTGATGGAGGAGTGCTATCAACAATTGATACACCGCACCGCTACGCCGGCTTATCTGGAGCGTTTAGAATACTGGATTTTTGAAGGTATGCAGGTGGTTGCCGATGCTCAGTTGTACGTACAGTTGGGTAAATTGGATTTGTCTCTGTGGGATGAGCAAATGATGCATAAATTGATACGTAGAGCGAATGATGAGCTGGGAATGCAAGTAGAGCTTGCCTTGCATCCATCTGGCGTGCATGCTGGCGTTGGGCCGATAGTTAGCTCGCAAGACGGCAGACGCTTGTGTGATAACACTTTTGGCGCGCGTTTTGCAAGAGAGCGGGCTAGGTTGAGTCGTCTAGCTGCAAGCAAGCTATTTTAA
- a CDS encoding V-type ATP synthase subunit A, protein MERLIGRVKRVTGPVVHIDGVSDAMMMELAHVGKERIIGEVVKLAGDSAVVQVYESSVGIAPGDEVYGEGMPLSVELAPGLIGSIYDGIQRPLQALEAASGAFMARGISAPAISYEKRWSFTPKVTQGNKVNVGDVLGVVPESSAVEHRIMLPAHVGNGATVEMVQVAGEYLVDEVIFKVKSAQGKEYELTMVQRWSIRTPRPVKERLPLDIPLITGQRVIDTLFPLAKGGAVALPGPFGAGKTMTQHAVAKWCDADIIVYIGCGERGNEMTDVLNEFPHLIDPRTGKSLMERTILIANTSNMPVSAREASVYTGVTIAEYYRDMGYHVAIMADSTSRWAEAMRELSGRMEEMPAEEGFPAYLPTRIAAFYERAGLMCNLNHSHGSVTIIGAVSPPGGDFSEPVTQHTKRFVRAFWALDRSLAYARHFPSISWIDSYSEYLPDLQGWWQREVSEEFTKNRNTMVELLLKEDKLQQVVKLVGADALPESQQFVLEVCTMFKNAFLQQSAFDKVDQFSTMQKQAKMLGLIVRYWQLGSQAIRNGAHLVHIRQLDAVRALVRMKLTVPNEQLEEFDAMELALEQAISQTEGRDA, encoded by the coding sequence ATGGAGCGATTAATAGGACGAGTAAAACGCGTAACTGGCCCGGTAGTGCATATCGACGGGGTGAGCGACGCCATGATGATGGAGCTAGCCCACGTAGGCAAAGAGCGTATTATCGGTGAGGTGGTTAAGCTAGCTGGCGATAGTGCGGTGGTGCAGGTGTATGAGAGTTCGGTGGGGATTGCACCGGGGGATGAGGTTTATGGCGAGGGCATGCCCTTGAGTGTAGAGCTTGCTCCGGGGTTGATTGGATCGATCTATGATGGTATTCAGCGACCCCTACAAGCATTGGAGGCTGCCAGTGGTGCCTTTATGGCTCGAGGCATTAGTGCGCCTGCGATCAGCTATGAAAAGCGTTGGTCATTTACCCCCAAGGTTACGCAAGGGAATAAGGTGAATGTTGGTGATGTGCTTGGGGTGGTTCCAGAGAGTAGTGCGGTGGAACATCGCATAATGTTACCTGCGCATGTGGGTAATGGCGCTACGGTGGAGATGGTGCAAGTCGCCGGTGAGTACCTTGTTGACGAGGTAATCTTCAAGGTCAAGAGTGCACAGGGTAAAGAGTACGAGCTCACTATGGTTCAGCGTTGGTCGATTCGCACACCACGTCCGGTTAAGGAGCGTCTACCTTTGGATATTCCTCTGATTACAGGGCAACGGGTTATCGATACGCTCTTTCCGTTAGCAAAAGGTGGTGCGGTAGCGTTACCAGGTCCTTTTGGCGCGGGTAAGACAATGACGCAACATGCGGTAGCAAAGTGGTGTGATGCGGATATTATTGTCTATATTGGCTGTGGCGAACGTGGGAATGAGATGACGGATGTGTTGAATGAATTTCCGCACTTGATTGACCCTAGAACTGGCAAGAGCTTGATGGAGCGTACGATTTTGATCGCCAATACCAGTAATATGCCGGTCTCTGCGCGTGAGGCGAGTGTCTATACGGGGGTTACCATCGCCGAGTATTATCGGGATATGGGCTATCACGTGGCGATTATGGCAGATTCTACGAGTCGTTGGGCAGAGGCGATGCGTGAGCTCTCAGGTCGTATGGAAGAGATGCCTGCTGAAGAGGGCTTTCCTGCCTATCTTCCCACAAGAATCGCAGCTTTTTATGAGCGTGCGGGGTTGATGTGCAACCTCAATCATAGCCACGGATCGGTAACGATTATTGGTGCGGTATCGCCTCCGGGGGGAGATTTCTCCGAGCCGGTAACTCAGCACACCAAACGCTTTGTGCGTGCCTTTTGGGCGCTCGATCGATCGCTGGCTTATGCAAGGCACTTTCCTAGCATTAGTTGGATCGACAGCTATTCGGAGTATTTGCCTGATCTGCAAGGGTGGTGGCAACGTGAGGTGAGCGAAGAATTTACCAAAAATCGTAATACCATGGTAGAATTACTATTGAAGGAGGACAAGTTGCAACAAGTGGTTAAGCTGGTGGGTGCCGATGCATTGCCTGAGAGCCAGCAATTTGTCTTAGAGGTTTGTACGATGTTTAAAAATGCCTTTTTACAGCAGAGCGCTTTTGATAAGGTGGATCAATTTTCTACGATGCAGAAACAGGCTAAAATGCTTGGACTCATTGTGCGCTATTGGCAACTGGGCAGTCAAGCGATTCGTAATGGCGCGCACTTGGTGCATATCCGCCAGCTTGATGCGGTGCGCGCATTGGTGCGAATGAAACTTACCGTACCGAACGAGCAATTAGAAGAGTTTGATGCCATGGAGCTAGCATTAGAGCAAGCAATTAGCCAGACGGAGGGAAGAGATGCTTAG